GCCATGtattatgtataatataatatatataatagtcCTGCTCCTTTTCCCCATAAGCTTATTAAAGATTTTATTCTTTGTCCTCCTTAtaacttcaatatattaaataatctGTACCTCTCTCCTAAAACTTTGtatcttttaaataaacaaggattttgttttaactGTTGCACGTATACAAAATGCATTGAAACTTCACAAATTAAATAAACCCCTCAATCTCATACATGCCACTACATTTTGAAGGACCCTGATGATATTTGAGATGACTATTTATGACACTACTATGTAATTTGTGCAATCAAATATTGTTCATACAATAAGCATAAAATATCGAGAACAGATCTCTAGGGGTAGATTAGAAAATTATGATAGCTATAGTACGAGTTATCTGgtatttaaatatatactttttctaagtttactAGATTAAGAAAATtactaacaataaaaaatatgaattcaatGTATCTACGCACGtactaattcatatttataatatatgtaaTTGATATTCTTTGAAATCTATTAGgcataaatgataaatataggGACTCGTTCAGGCATTATGCAGGCTTTCCCTTATAAATTTCTAGTTTAAATAGATATACgttaaattgaaaatttttacatatagtcactaaaaataattaattacttttcatagctatagtttgataattacaatttgtagctacatgttatatggaggagagagacgagcgagactgggagagagagaagagaggcgagagagaggaggaaaagagtgggagaaaggtgaattgtatatgtatattggttagatagttgtatatattttacatatgcatttgtatatatagcaagagagattgagagagggaggagagaggcgagagagactGGAGAGAGAGGAGATAGGAGAGCTAAATcgagagaggaaggagagaggcgatAGAGAGAGGTATGAGAGTGGGAGAGagttgaattgtatatgtatataattgtatataactgtatataattgtataaaactgtatattatacatatacatttgtataaatgacaATCTAGATTGGGAGAGGgtggagagaggcgagcgagagggaatgggagagaggtgaattatatacgtatataggttaaaaattgtatattatacatatgtatttgtatatcctgacgaatcatacatatacaaacatgactaattatacaaactcgaagtcagcccacgtaattaatgtataatgttagtcgccaGAGATAATATaacaaactatagttatgatgagtaattaaataatataagtttgCTTAGCCGCATAACTTTTCCTATTTGTTATTGTAAAAACCTTCAAACTAAAGTGTAAGCAGCCATTGATGAAGCTGCCAACTTCCCTGTAAACTTCCCTGAACGAGAGAGTGAGAACAAAGACTAACAATACAAGACTTTGTGATTGAAATGTGAAAGTTTTGATtaccttcattcatcattcatGAGGTGCATATATACATGTGATTAGTGAATCAAACAAGTGGAAAAGTagataactaactaactaactagtTTGTTATATAACTAACTATCACAACAAACAACTATAAAATGGAAATACAACCAACTAACTAACTTGAAACTAGTAATGTACACTATTTAATTATGAGTTGTTAATANNNNNNNNNNNNNNNNNNNNNNNNNNNNNNNNNNNNNNNNNNNNNTGGTATTAAACTGATTTTCTATCATAActataaaatttttcaaaacttgTAGTGCATTGCTCTTAGTACTTAAAAGATGTGTCCAAGTTGTTCTGCTGTAATCATCTACCAAagtaatgaaatatttgtaGTTGTCATAAGTGGATACATGATAAGGTCCCCATAAGTCAATATGTAGCAGCTCAAAAATAGACTTGGTTTGGCTTGTGCTATGACTAAAAGGTAGCCTTTGTTGTCTTGACATTGGACAAATATTGCAGCAGAAAGGTTGTTTGGGAGAGAAATTGACTGGTAATCCAGTGATACTTTTCATCTTAACAAAAGGTACATggccaagtctgttgtgccacaacAAATCTACATTATCTCCAGAGTTGTGATCAGCCATGACATTCATATTACTAAAAGAAGATTTACACTTGAGAGGAACAGAATTAGAAGCTAACACTTTGTATTGGTCAGGAGAATAGGAACTGGAATTACATGTTTCACCTCTAATGGAACTAGAAAGACTATCATTGGGAAAACAACAGCATATTTGACATGTATTGACTTTATCAGATGTCTTCAAGCACTTTGTGCATAAGAAGTAAAGTCCATCTCTACAATTACCAAGAACCTGTGGCCTCTTCACTAAAGGGGCCTGCAATAGACATAATGCATTAGTGAACATGACTATGCATTTCATTGTATTAGTTAGTGAATGAACTGAAATTAGATTATACTTAAAAGAAGGCACATATAAGACTTGATGTAAAGTAATACTAGATGTGACTGGTACATCTCCAAACTCTGTTACTTTGACTTTGTATCCATTTGGAAGAGAAACTAGTATAGGAATAGGCAGAGTTTTGATATTGATTAAAGAGTTTTTACTAAAGGTTATGTGGTTTGATGCTCCTGAGTCAATGATCCATAGATTTGCACTTGATTCAAAACATTTGCATGATAGGTTGTCAAAAACAGTAGAGGAAGAGCAAACCACAATACCTGCAAAGTTCATTGATCCAGCAGCCACACCAGAAGCATTATTATTGGCACCAGTATCTTCTCCCACATTCTCATTTTTGAAATGTTGCAGTAGATTCATTATCTGTCCATATTGTTCCTTTGTGAAGTTAATATTCTTTAAAACATCACCTTGGAATTGTGATTGTTCTTCTCCATTAGCAGGTACCATATCACCTACAGAACCATGTACATTTGCTACCACTCTCCTTCCTTTGTAATTTGAGCCTTGTTGTCTAAAGCCCTGACCACCATTGTAACTTCCTGGTCTGTTATTGTTTTGAGGATATCCATGCAGCTTGTAACACTTATCCTTGATGTGTCCAGATCTTTTACAATAGTCACACACTATGACACTCCTGTTGCTGTTGTTACTTGGATAGTAATTTCCTCCTGAACTACTGTTGGCATCACCAAGATTTCCATAATTGTTTCCTTGAAAATTTGTTCTAAAAGATCTTCCTCCATGACCTTTGTTATCAACAGCTTTAACATTCAAAGACACAGATTCTGTAGACATTCTACCAACAGGCTTGAACTctctttgtttttcctcttgGATTAACAATGAGAAAGCTTGGCCCATAGAAGGTAGAGGATTCATCATGAGAATATTTCCTCTTATCACTGTGTACACTTCATTCAACCCCATAAGGAAATGAATCAGGCGCCTATCTTGCTCAGCCTTGAATATACTATCCTTTGCACCACACATACAGACACAACTGCAGTGATTCTTCACATTCAAAGTATTCAACTCTTCCCATAACTTCTTCATTCTTGTGTAATAGACAGTAATGTCCAAAACTCCTTGTGTGAGATCATTGATCTCCTTTTGAATTTGATACAATTTCGCTCCATTGGTTTGATCATACCTATCTTCCAACTCCTTCCACAACTCAGCAGAATTGCTTACATACTCCACACTGTCTGAAACTTCTTTGGTTAAAGAGTTCAGAATCCAAGATGTCACCATATCATCACACCTCTGCCATTGACGTAATTGAGGTGAATTGGTGCTTGGTTTCTCACAACTTCCATCAATGAAACATAACTTGTTCTTCACTGACAATGCTCTCATAACACCCCTTCTCCAAGTCCTATATCCTGTTCCATCAAACTGGACAGGAACAAGTATCATTCCTGGATTGTCTGAAGGATGCACATACAAAATGCCATTGGCATCACTTCCAGATACAACAGATCCCTCAGATGCAGATGTGGATGTAGTAGTTTCGATAGCCATTACAACTATGACTATTATGAACTATTCGATCagaaaaagagaagaacaaAGATGAACTTTCAGAAAGAATTCAAGATGTATCAACACAGTGACTTCCTACTCTGTTATTGATCTAGAATCAATCAAAAATGAGTATCCAAAGAACGAGAAAAGAGCAATTAACcgtgtgctctgataccatgtaaaaaCCTTCAAACTAAAGTGTAAGCAGCCATTGATGAAGCTGCCAACTTCCCTGTAAACTTCCCTGAACGAGAGAGTGAGAACAAAGACTAACAATACAAGACTTTGTGATTGAAATGTGAAAGTTTTGATtaccttcattcatcattcatGAGGTGCATATATACATGTGATTAGTGAATCAAACAAGTGGAAAAGTagataactaactaactaactagtTTGTTATATAACTAACTATCACAACAAACAACTATAAAATGGAAATACAACCAACTAACTAACTTGAAACTAGTAATGTACACTATTTAATTATGAGTTGTTAATAGTTATTTGGCAAAATATCGGTAACTAACCATTTGAATGATTTAGAGCGAACTACGGCCCAATACTCTTGAAAAAGCCCAACctgtttccttttgtttgtttGACTCGCGATCATATTCATACCAGTAGAAATTATGAGATTACCTACTAGAtttgtttttaatgaaaaaacactaatgaaataattatcttttaCAAGTATATTTATATTCACTAATCTATAGAAGACCTAGTCAATATGTTATAATTTGGACATGAATAAGTTAAATTGCATTTTGGACTTAAATACAAAGGAAATTGGAAAATTCtacaattcatcaaaattagaGAAGACATTTTCACTGTGGACTCTTTGCTTTCCAAGCTTTTGCAATCTGCTTGAACAGCTTTGACTCAAAACTAGTCTGTCAATTTTAGGTTTTGGCGACTCATTCGATGATAAAATCAAGTTGATTTGTGATCTATACAATTTTCATGAGGAAAAGCTATTAGTCTGGAATTCTTGGCCAAAATGCCCTTGAAAATAATTGTGACATGTTGGGAATTAAGTCATAGTAATATTAATTACAACTAGGAAAATTGTCTTCTCTTAACACTCTATTGGGTTGAAGTTATTAGTAAAAATGTATTTATCTTTCAAAATATGCTTTTACTTGAATGGAGTAATGTACAGTAAAATAATGAACTGAAAACCCCAAAAATATTTGTGCATAAGTTGAAAATGCATCAAACAATTAACGGATGAGAAATTTACATTGGAATACATAGGCAGCAAATCACAttctcttctttatattttgattatgttcttaaaaatacattatcatatattatatattgaaaCAATCAGCAAAATCTGAATAAATcgaagaaaataacaaaatctacTATAACcaaagttattaaaaaaaaacagacttaattgattgataattatttaaataaaaaaatcaacccTTTTGGTTTTTAGTTCGTTATTACCATCTGGCGTCCATCAAATTCTTTGGCAACTTGaccattttatattatatatttatggtaATACTACTTTTCCatttatattacaaaaataaaataaaatatttgttgttAGGGCAAGACTCCGCAGACTGGGTCGGATAAACCCCTCAAGAACCCGGAAGCGCCGCCGCCGCCGCCGCCTGTCACATGACTTCTCCAATTGTCGAAATCAAAGGAGACATTGACACGGacgacctcaatcccttcactaTGATTCTCCCACAAGATGGCCATGACAATGACGCCACTCcgcagcagcaacaacagcaactcCATTTCCTCCAATCCATTAACTCAAACGTAGTCATCAGACAACTTCCATCTGAAGGCCTTTCTTTCCAACTCTGGCCTGCCGCTACTGTTCTCGTCACTCTCCTTGATAACACCCGTAGCGGCGAATCAACTCCATTTTCCGAGTTGTTCAAACGTCAGGAAAAAGGGGTTTCGCTACCCCTTCGTATTCTCGAACTGGGTTCAGGAACAGGTGTTGTTGGGATAGCTGCTGCTGCTATTCTTGGTGCTAAGGTTACTGTCACTGACCTTCCTCATGTGCTGCCTAATATACAGTTCAATGTTGATGCAAACTCACACGTTTTGGAACAACAGAGTGGGGGTGTTGATGTTAAGGCGCTTAGCTGGGGGGATAACCAGCATATGGAGGCTGTTGGTAGAGATTATGACCTGATTTTGGGATCTGATGTGGTGTACCATGATCACCTCTATGATCCTCTGATTAACACGTTGAGGTTCTTCCTGTTAGGAGGTGGAAAGAAGATAGCTTTTGTTATGGCTCATTTGAGAAGATGGAAGAAGGAATCTGCTTTCTTCAAGAGAGCCAAGAAGCTTTTTGATGTCCAAATCATACATACCGAGCCTCCGCCCGATGGGTCTAGGATTGGGGTGGTTGTATACCTTTTCACCGGGAAAAGATAGCCACTATAGTCAATCAAGGTTAGATGTTGGTGGGATGTCAGTCTGAATCTTATTGTCATGTCATGTATAACAATGGGGATGGGGTTTGCCCAACAAAGAAGTAAAAAACTACTCTATTTGCTTTACATGGAAATACAATCAACAAAGAAAGTTGTGTATTATTGCATTTTAATTGAACATTCACAACCTTGAGTTGTAACAAAACTCTACTCAAAATTAAGTTATAAACCACCTCAAGTTAAGAGCTCTCATCCATTTTAATACAGAAAAATTACACAACATCAAATCAATTGCATTCGCTTCCACGTTGGACATAATCTGCaaaaaaatgtttataacaTGTTCCTTCATGAGGAGCACTGTCATTCTCCGGTTGCATACTTGTACCATTAGCAACCCGTTGCAGCCCTTGTGACTTGAGAGCAGAAGTGTCTTACTTTCAGGATAAATGACAGCTTAAAACTGAGTTGCAGAACATGTTAAATGGTGCTAGCATGAAGAAATGGGATCAATACCACCAATAGCAACCCAAAACATTCAGTTAATCCCAAATCCAACTTCTCATTATCATCTTTTCCTCAACTGAGAGCCTCTTCCAACTGCCTTCATATTCTGTGAATCTCTAAAGCAGACAAAGTGCACGATTGTCTTACCATTAGGATAGACTGCAAAGACACTGGTGCCGATCCTCTTATTGCAAAGAGAGCACATGCTATCGCTTGTGATCTTCAAAACTGCTTTCCTTTGGTTATACAGTTCATCTTTAACCTGTTTCGTTCACAGCTTTAAAATGAGGGACAACAAATACTAGACCACAGCTTTAGTAAAACAATCCAGTCATAGAAATTAAGTATACTCAAACAGTTGAATGGCAATGATGAAAATTGGCAGTTGCCATAAAACagaaggaaagaaaaaagaaaaaaagatgtgAAACGCCCATGCCCTGCTCATGCCCGTAAAACTATCAATGTACTCTACATTGATATAACAAGCCCCCCTAAGCCTTGCTGGGGAACAGGGGAACAAAATAACAGGTAAAATGATGCCAGCAAACCCAAATGACCACATATAAACTGTTGTATGCATCGGAATGACCAGTTTTTTTCTCGAAAACTGTTCTTAGGGCAGGTTCCACCTGGGGTAGGATATCGAAGGTTCCTTCAGAGCATTTTGGATATGGAATCTGTATGTGACAATAGTAGAACTTACCTGTAGGTTTTCACACTCTCTCAAGCTTTTTATCACTGAGAAGTTCCGATATGCTTCACTGGATTTCCTCAGAAGAGGTCCAAGAAATGGAAGCAAGTTCTGCATGAAGCCAAAATGGATCAGCACAATACTAAAACATCAAGATGTGAAACATTCTTGCTCATTCCATGCACAGACAAAGCTAGATGTAATGCTTCTGCAGTTTCACTAGGTATGAAAGGATGTTCAcgcaaaaaaataaacaatgttGCATGTACTATCCCACTGTGGGTGTATGTGAATATTCAGAAAACTATGTAGGGTCTACTACCTTAGCTTCTCATAACTTGATATCTACCAGTGCATAGTGAGTAACATTCGATAGTATTTTACTTGGCATAGTTGTTTCAAACAGATGATTTGATATACTCGACAATTTGAAAGACAGATTGATCAAATTTCAATCTGTGACCTATAGGTAAAGTTGTCTCCGCATGAACTATAGGTCATATGTGAGTTGGGGAAGTAGGTTGTCTACATCACACCCCTCAGGGTGCGGCCCTTCCCCATACCCTGCGTGAACGCCAAATGTTTTGTGCATTGGGTTCCCTTTATTGATCAAACCTCATCTTGCATCTTCCTTAATGTGTATTGTCTCAAAGTCAATATTTAGAGATAATATAGCTGGAAACATCTAACATGCAGTTAAGGACCATGACTAATCTAACACTCACACATAGAACTTTAGACATATTAACATGTTTAGTGCTCAGATGCAGAGAGTACAATCACTCTTGAACATATATCTTGGCTTGTGTTCTGTGAGTTTTCATTTTTAGCTTTTGGGTATGGGGAGGTGGTTGTGCCATGATGGTTTAGCGGAGCCTGTCTCTGGGTTCTTTTGTGAGAGAAAGAAAATCACTTCTGTACACAAGGAGTGATGCTTGTTTACTTCAGTCcgttttgattaaataatgacCAACTTCCTTATCTAGCTCATGTATACCATCACATTTTGATGTTTCTTTTACCTGTAGCTTAGTATCCCTTGGAAGCAGTTTCAGCGCTTGGGCACCATGGATTCGATCCCACCTTCTGCTCAAAAGATCAAGTACCTGATCTAGCATAATAGTAGAACCACCTTCCTCGGCTGCATCTTCTGTATCTCCATCACTCTTACCACTGTCTGTGCCGCTTAGACTGAATCGAGTGTCCTCAGCGCCCCCAATTTCAGCAATTTTCTTGGAGCGGCCTCCTTTTACCTTTCCTGTAGTTCCTAAACCAACTTTTGGAATCCTAGGGCTCTGAGCTGATACCAGATTAGTaattttcttctcaaatttttttgttgtcttcCTAGGATTTAGGTAGATTTGCAGTAGAGTCAGGTAAATGTTTCCGTAAGATTTTGCTGAATGTTGTTGAAGTCCTGAATCGTACACCCGGTCACAATAGGACAGTGCAAGTTCGGGAACATGAAGCTACAAATCAAAGTGAGAAATTCAATTCAGTATGAAAAAACCCACAATTTAAGCTTGTAAAATGCAACACAGAGACGACTGAAAAGACTTCAATGTCcatcaaattcataaaattagaCATGTATTAATGACAAAAAGATTACATATCCAATATCCCGACTTGGGAATGCATACTAGCCCAACAACATACAGAGAAAGAAAGGGTCAATGCAAAATCCAATGATGTAATTAAACTATGAGAAGGTTAACATGTCTGACGAACAGGTACACTAACTAAAAGAAGAGTGAAATGATTGCACTATTGAGATGGCTGCTACATTAGTCAACCGATCTAACAGCAAATGTGAAGTTCACAATATAAGTCTGTTATAATGCTTATGATGGAGAACTTGCACAGTTTTAGATTTTTGCCATACCTTAAATATCCTCGAAAGCACCAATGCATTAGATAAAAGCCAATCCTAAAATATCATGTGCAGTTAAGGTGGAAAAATACCTTGTGCACATAAATAGACAGGGCAAGTTCATGTTTATTCAATTTCCCCAAAAGAATTGCACGTTCTTCATACAGAGCATCTGGTGGAAGTCTCTTCAGCAACACCTCTGGAGTATATCCAGACATACCCTCCAAAGCAGACAGTAGCTTTTTCCTTGGTGGAGGACATGTTTTCTCATCCCACTTTTGCTGGGAATTATGTTCAGCATGAAAATCAAGCACTTCTGAGAGATAAATTTGCACCTGCCACAAGTTGCTAAGCGAATTTATCATAATCACAGAAACACTCAACATTTTGTCAGACGCATGGATTGAAGCACAAAAGACTGTTGAgcggactctccaaaaatgttaCTCCACCTGTGTTCGATcctccaaaaatacactacttttggaggatccaacACGCACCcattttgaagagtccgagcaaaaTCTTTATCCCTGAGAAACAGTAGGAGGCAAGATAATTGTTCCTAAATTTTGTCACTCAGGGTTTCTCAAAGATTTGAGTTCAAAGAAGCCTAAACATGTGAGCTTCTTTAGCCGTATGCCCATATCAGGAGGAGAACTATAAGCCTCAGCTTTCTGGCTTCACTTGAAGCAATGTTGCTTTAATGGTTTTTATGAAATAGAAGGTACAAAAGGGGAAAGAAAGAGAGAAGCTACAGAAAAACCAGACAGATGGACAAGTGCCTCTACCATTTCATTCTGCAGATTCCCTGAGATACTATTTTCATTCATGGCAAGCATGAGTTCTAGATATGTTGCCTGCATGTCTGGGGCATGCTGCTTTAAGTAAGAATTCACCAAGTCTGCTGGAATGTTACCAGACAAAAATAGCTCAATGGTTTGCATCGGACAGCTTTCAAGAACAGGCAATGAGAACTCCAGGACAAGCATGGGGTCAGTTGCACAAAGGGGCTgcccaaaaaagaagaaataatcaGATAACTGTGTTGGCGAAGCATTGTTCCATAAAATACTTAAAGAGAGATTCATTCCTTGTGCTAAGCATAAATGAAGcgtgtaaagaaaagaaaaggaaactaTAAAAGTTCCAGAAACTTGCATGTATAAAAGATAAGAAA
This window of the Solanum pennellii chromosome 2, SPENNV200 genome carries:
- the LOC107010143 gene encoding uncharacterized protein LOC107010143; the encoded protein is MAIETTTSTSASEGSVVSGSDANGILYVHPSDNPGMILVPVQFDGTGYRTWRRGVMRALSVKNKLCFIDGSCEKPSTNSPQLRQWQRCDDMVTSWILNSLTKEVSDSVEYVSNSAELWKELEDRYDQTNGAKLYQIQKEINDLTQGVLDITVYYTRMKKLWEELNTLNVKNHCSCVCMCGAKDSIFKAEQDRRLIHFLMGLNEVYTVIRGNILMMNPLPSMGQAFSLLIQEEKQREFKPVGRMSTESVSLNVKAVDNKGHGGRSFRTNFQGNNYGNLGDANSSSGGNYYPSNNSNRSVIVCDYCKRSGHIKDKCYKLHGYPQNNNRPGSYNGGQGFRQQGSNYKGRRVVANVHGSVGDMVPANGEEQSQFQGDVLKNINFTKEQYGQIMNLLQHFKNENVGEDTGANNNASGVAAGSMNFAGIVVCSSSTVFDNLSCKCFESSANLWIIDSGASNHITFSKNSLINIKTLPIPILVSLPNGYKVKVTEFGDAPLVKRPQVLGNCRDGLYFLCTKCLKTSDKVNTCQICCCFPNDSLSSSIRGETCNSSSYSPDQYKVLASNSVPLKCKSSFSNMNVMADHNSGDNVDLLWHNRLGHVPFVKMKRKFTGKLAASSMAAYTLV
- the LOC107011623 gene encoding protein N-lysine methyltransferase METTL21A; this encodes MTSPIVEIKGDIDTDDLNPFTMILPQDGHDNDATPQQQQQQLHFLQSINSNVVIRQLPSEGLSFQLWPAATVLVTLLDNTRSGESTPFSELFKRQEKGVSLPLRILELGSGTGVVGIAAAAILGAKVTVTDLPHVLPNIQFNVDANSHVLEQQSGGVDVKALSWGDNQHMEAVGRDYDLILGSDVVYHDHLYDPLINTLRFFLLGGGKKIAFVMAHLRRWKKESAFFKRAKKLFDVQIIHTEPPPDGSRIGVVVYLFTGKR